One region of Sulfuriroseicoccus oceanibius genomic DNA includes:
- a CDS encoding response regulator codes for MTPHPPRATTNVWVVEDSDAFRLELTELLDDEPTITCQQSFSTAEDALAALATNPAPDVMLVDIQLPGANGIELIRQVNASHPALCTIVLTISENRQTVVSAICAGASGYLLKNDDFSDIVDGIHMVADGGSPLSGAIASMVLELFKKAPPAAEDQSLSEKEIKILNLLADGEIKKEIAYQLGIAPVTVDYHLRNIYKKLHVNSQAGAVGKALRNGLI; via the coding sequence ATGACCCCACACCCGCCACGCGCCACCACCAACGTCTGGGTCGTAGAAGATTCCGACGCCTTCCGCCTTGAGCTGACCGAGCTGCTCGACGACGAACCCACCATCACCTGCCAGCAAAGCTTCAGCACCGCGGAAGACGCTCTGGCAGCGCTGGCGACCAATCCCGCCCCGGATGTCATGCTGGTCGACATTCAACTCCCGGGCGCCAATGGGATCGAGCTCATCCGCCAGGTCAACGCCTCGCACCCCGCACTCTGCACCATCGTCCTCACCATCTCCGAGAACCGCCAAACCGTCGTCAGCGCAATCTGCGCCGGCGCATCCGGCTACCTACTCAAGAACGACGACTTCTCAGACATCGTCGACGGCATCCACATGGTCGCCGATGGCGGATCCCCGCTCAGCGGTGCCATCGCATCGATGGTACTCGAGCTCTTTAAGAAAGCCCCACCGGCAGCGGAGGACCAAAGCCTCAGCGAAAAAGAGATCAAAATCCTCAACCTCCTGGCCGACGGAGAAATCAAAAAGGAAATCGCCTACCAACTTGGGATCGCCCCAGTCACCGTGGATTACCACCTGCGCAACATTTACAAAAAGTTGCATGTCAACTCACAAGCAGGAGCCGTCGGCAAGGCCCTGCGAAATGGTCTGATCTGA
- a CDS encoding sensor histidine kinase, giving the protein MRTLARTIAALCYALSITHGSTQPEEEARVGDPRSPLEHRPYASDLSPDHLPLYKIPGHIRDLNARITDLRIELDKMQPLRTPQLASSFGYHSSYLPTEEPLPSKPRWVMEFQTPFLNGPLDLVLVPAHDHRNLSEEKSYGFPKRFRIVTGPANKETIIADWTQQDFPDPGLHPVYFHSPSFTSQQPRMEVYRGQQEGDREFFALARAHMIVSNEVRKISAAKASSSFEAKPYWSTDYINHESGVLGLPLGELAECAPDLVLPMDTSVTDAPLIIEIDLGRNTHIGWIDLLPAQSPETIAVPGYGFPGSIKIDIARSLPNGQRGETSTVLKQSLFENPDNNIVHIPGLHAFGRFVRIHCNHFPIHQETAVFSMGEIVVSQQDAPLSNQRPVTLSIGGHQLESAGALLVDGHAQGRQVIDLVDWLQQLATAKQIDAELRTLQTQLEATETRWQNFITWIKGITSAAVAIAVIATIIILALSKRRQNLKLRKQISSDLHDDVGSKVAAISLASTYVKKHATEPRVRERGERIHDIAHDMHQSLRDVLWLTDKDTDTLTELVEKLSYTAQRRIPSETLELQIPSLSQLPKRTISVGTKRDILQFFREALHNASSHANASVIKVEISWVAKSLRITISDNGSGFTPTANDCQPRSVSQHHGLRNMRDRAIRLKASYDVKSAEGQGTTVSLQVPIH; this is encoded by the coding sequence ATGCGCACACTCGCTAGAACCATCGCCGCCCTCTGCTACGCCCTTTCGATTACCCACGGGAGCACCCAGCCCGAAGAGGAAGCACGCGTGGGAGATCCCCGATCCCCATTGGAACACAGGCCCTACGCCAGCGACCTCAGCCCCGACCACCTTCCGCTCTATAAGATCCCAGGCCACATCCGCGATCTGAACGCACGCATCACAGACCTGCGCATAGAGCTGGACAAGATGCAGCCCCTCCGTACCCCGCAACTTGCCAGCTCTTTTGGCTACCACAGCTCATACCTGCCAACTGAAGAGCCCCTGCCCAGCAAGCCCCGCTGGGTAATGGAATTCCAAACCCCATTCCTCAATGGCCCGCTCGACCTCGTACTGGTCCCCGCTCATGACCACCGCAATCTGAGCGAAGAAAAGAGCTACGGCTTCCCAAAAAGGTTCCGGATCGTCACCGGCCCCGCAAACAAAGAAACAATCATCGCTGACTGGACCCAGCAAGATTTCCCCGACCCCGGTCTGCACCCGGTGTACTTCCATTCGCCATCGTTTACTTCTCAGCAGCCACGGATGGAAGTGTACCGAGGCCAGCAGGAAGGAGATCGGGAGTTCTTCGCTCTCGCCCGCGCGCACATGATCGTCAGCAATGAGGTCCGCAAGATCAGCGCAGCAAAAGCATCATCCAGTTTCGAGGCGAAACCCTATTGGAGCACGGATTACATTAACCACGAATCCGGCGTGCTGGGTCTCCCGCTTGGCGAATTGGCAGAATGCGCGCCCGATCTCGTCCTCCCGATGGACACCTCCGTGACCGATGCCCCGCTCATCATCGAAATCGACCTCGGGCGGAACACCCACATCGGATGGATCGACCTACTCCCCGCACAGAGCCCGGAGACCATCGCAGTCCCGGGCTACGGGTTCCCCGGCTCTATCAAAATCGACATCGCCCGCTCCCTCCCAAACGGGCAACGCGGAGAAACGAGCACGGTTCTCAAGCAATCCCTCTTCGAAAACCCGGACAACAACATCGTCCACATCCCCGGCCTCCATGCGTTCGGCCGCTTTGTGCGCATCCACTGCAACCACTTCCCTATCCACCAAGAGACCGCGGTATTTTCTATGGGCGAGATCGTGGTCAGCCAGCAAGACGCTCCGCTCAGCAACCAGCGCCCGGTGACCCTCTCAATTGGAGGGCACCAGCTCGAATCAGCCGGTGCGCTGCTGGTAGACGGCCACGCACAAGGCAGACAAGTGATCGACCTCGTCGACTGGCTACAGCAACTGGCAACGGCCAAACAGATCGACGCCGAATTACGCACCCTGCAAACCCAGCTGGAAGCGACCGAAACCCGTTGGCAGAACTTCATCACATGGATCAAGGGCATAACGTCCGCGGCGGTCGCGATCGCTGTTATCGCGACCATTATCATCCTCGCGCTCAGCAAAAGGCGGCAGAACCTGAAACTCAGGAAGCAGATCAGCTCAGACCTTCACGACGACGTGGGCAGCAAAGTCGCCGCCATTAGCCTCGCCTCCACCTATGTGAAGAAGCACGCGACCGAGCCAAGGGTCCGCGAACGAGGGGAACGAATCCACGACATAGCGCACGACATGCATCAAAGCTTACGCGACGTCCTCTGGCTCACCGACAAAGACACCGACACCCTGACTGAACTCGTCGAGAAGCTCTCCTACACCGCCCAGAGACGCATCCCCAGCGAGACGCTGGAACTCCAGATCCCTTCGCTCAGCCAACTGCCGAAGCGCACCATCAGCGTCGGAACCAAACGCGACATCTTGCAGTTCTTCCGCGAAGCGCTCCACAACGCATCCTCCCACGCAAACGCGTCGGTGATCAAAGTCGAGATTTCCTGGGTTGCAAAATCACTCCGCATCACCATCTCAGACAACGGATCAGGCTTCACCCCCACAGCCAACGACTGCCAGCCGCGCTCGGTGTCCCAGCACCACGGCTTGCGCAACATGCGCGACCGTGCCATCAGATTGAAGGCATCCTATGACGTGAAGAGCGCCGAAGGCCAAGGCACCACGGTGTCCCTGCAAGTCCCAATCCATTGA